Part of the Plasmodium cynomolgi strain B DNA, scaffold: 1550, whole genome shotgun sequence genome, gcttttttctcatctAATACTTGAagttgttttttaatttatctacTAATTCCTTAGTATTATACTTGTATTCACATTTAGTAGATGAGTTACAGTGTGGTTCTAATTCTTCTCCATCACAGCAACGAGAagttttattataatatataggaTCAATATACGTAACAtatttcacatatttttggcACTCATCTTTAGCAGAATCCTTGCATTCAATgtgttcaaaattttcaaaataatcatataaatcTTTCCCTTCTTTCCAGGTTTTTGGAATACCAAAACTATTTCCACTACAAGCTCGATTGATACCATTTGTTGAAATATCTTCTGCTACAAAATCAAAAAGTTTATTAGTAATATAATCTTTACtgctttgattttttccattataatatttttcatttatctttTCGTGGAGCCAGTTTTGAAAGTAATAACATCCACGTGCTTGTTCTTCAccctttttatcttttaatatTGATAAGTTTTTTAATATCTGTTTACAAAGTATTTTATCCCCGTCATCACTCTTTGCTaatttatcacatttttcatgATTATAATCTTTAATGTCCACATTGTCCAACtccttatattttttatatgccgGCAGATTTGGAAATAGTTTTTCCTATTAAATGggtgaaataaataaatgttacaAAGTAAATATGCTCTCTCGTTAGGGGAAATACCTTTCATTATGCTTAAAGGTGTGCAGAGTATTCAGATAATAAAGTACATAtagtatgaaaatatatgtatacccaattattttcttccgaAAGAGGCATCctgttatatataattt contains:
- a CDS encoding CYIR protein (putative;~vir-type antigen), translated to MPLSEENNWEKLFPNLPAYKKYKELDNVDIKDYNHEKCDKLAKSDDGDKILCKQILKNLSILKDKKGEEQARGCYYFQNWLHEKINEKYYNGKNQSSKDYITNKLFDFVAEDISTNGINRACSGNSFGIPKTWKEGKDLYDYFENFEHIECKDSAKDECQKYVKYVTYIDPIYYNKTSRCCDGEELEPHCNSSTKCEYKYNTKELVDKLKNNFKY